The DNA sequence GTCGGTCCGATGTGATCGACTTTTTCGACTAGGCCGCGGTTAGCGACGGCCTGCGCAGACGGCTGCGCGCGGCGGACTCATGCTGGGCATTGCGGGGAATCAGATGCGGAAGATGATGGGAGCGGCGTTGCGCCGTGCGTTGTGGCAGCGCTGGCTGGCCAGCCTGCTGCTTGGCGTGTCGATGAGCATGGCGCTAGTCGTGGCGCTGTCCACGCCGGCGGCGGCGCGCACGACGCAACATGCCGGTTCGCAAGACGTCATTTCGATCCGTGCGCTGCCGCCCGAAGCGCAGCGCGTGCTGGTCCTGATACAGCAAGGCGGGCCATTTCCGCACAAGAAAGATGGCGTGACGTTTTTTAACCGCGAACGTCTCTTGCCGTCACAAGCGCGCGGATACTATACCGAGTACACGGTGCCGACGCCGGGCGCCCGCAACCGCGGCGCACGGCGCATCGTGGCCGGACGTGGCGCCAGCGGCAACCCGGCAACCAGCGGCGAGTACTGGTACACGTCCGATCACTATTCATCGTTTCAACGTATTCAGGAGTGATCATGTCCGACACCGCGACGCCCTTGCATGCCCTGCTGAAAGATGGCGGCACGCTGTATCGCACGGCGCTGGAACCGGTGACGCTTCAACGGGCCGCGCATGACCTCAAGCTGGCCCTGTTCGACATCGACTGCACGCGCGCCCGGACCAAGTCGGCGGTCTTGCGCGCGATCGCCAACGCGGTCGATTTTCCCGAGCACTTTGGCGGCAATCTGGATGCGCTTTACGACTGTCTGACCGATACGCTGCTGGACCAGAAACGCGGCAT is a window from the Pigmentiphaga litoralis genome containing:
- a CDS encoding ribonuclease domain-containing protein, giving the protein MRKMMGAALRRALWQRWLASLLLGVSMSMALVVALSTPAAARTTQHAGSQDVISIRALPPEAQRVLVLIQQGGPFPHKKDGVTFFNRERLLPSQARGYYTEYTVPTPGARNRGARRIVAGRGASGNPATSGEYWYTSDHYSSFQRIQE
- a CDS encoding barstar family protein, yielding MSDTATPLHALLKDGGTLYRTALEPVTLQRAAHDLKLALFDIDCTRARTKSAVLRAIANAVDFPEHFGGNLDALYDCLTDTLLDQKRGMVLALRHLHENDPGLVPHVAGIIQVCEDTVDFARENGKVFTFVLETEEGVLEPTPLPPTSSYDG